Proteins from a genomic interval of Quercus robur chromosome 9, dhQueRobu3.1, whole genome shotgun sequence:
- the LOC126701247 gene encoding uncharacterized protein ycf45 isoform X2 yields the protein MSWSSTVSSSAIILLPASAKARPSLSLNLNLNPLIIDINIIMSRKMKMKRRRNSVAVSGLQLQQLGVVGVAPTQSHSQSQSQSQSDSYIAVQDDLDAFLRILPCDLRDNLLNEPKIAQLLEVILDLGCFPEARYLGEFGRHYLRNTKVSMKELDHAQNAVGEFGGDNRAGIEGTLHRISAIRSTKGMIVGLTCRVGRAVSGHVDMIYGLLQYGKSILFVGKPGVGKTTVMREIARVLADEFHKRVVIVDTSNEIGGDGNIPHSAIGGARRMQVPDSSMQHAVMIEAVENHMPEVIMVDEIGTEAEAHACRSIAERGVMLIGTAHGQRLEDIIKNPILSDLVGGVETVTLGDGEARARNTQKTVLERQAPPTFHFLIEMRERHYWVTHQIQKSVDILLRGQTPQVENFVFAGQEKE from the exons ATGAGTTGGAGTTCAACTGTCAGTTCAAGTGCAATAATATTGTTGCCGGCCTCGGCCAAGGCTAGACCATCATTATCGTTGAACTTGAACTTGAACCCACTCATCATCGATATCAATATCATCATGAgtaggaaaatgaaaatgaagcgTAGGCGGAATTCAGTTGCAGTTTCTGGTCTTCAGTTGCAGCAATTGGGTGTTGTAGGTGTAGCACCAACACAATCTCACTCTCAATCAcaatctcaatctcaatctGATTCTTATATAGCGGTGCAAGACGATCTCGACGCTTTCTTGCGG ATTCTTCCATGTGATTTGCGTGACAATCTCCTCAATGAACCCAAGATAGCTCAACTTTTAGAG GTTATATTGGATCTAGGCTGTTTTCCAGAAGCACGCTATCTTGGCGAATTTGGAAGGCATTATCTGAGGAACACTAAG GTGTCAATGAAAGAGTTGGACCATGCTCAAAATGCTGTTGGAGAGTTTGGAGGGGATAATAGAGCTGGCATCGAAGGTACCTTGCATAGGATATCTGCAATCAGGAGTACGAAAGGGATGATAGTTGGTTTGACTTGCAGAGTTGGTAGGGCAGTCAGTGGACATGTTGACATGATTTATGGCCTGCTTCAGTATGGGAAGAGCATTTTATTTGTTGGAAA GCCTGGAGTTGGCAAGACTACTGTTATGCGAGAGATCGCCCGTGTCTTGGCTGATGAATTTCACAAAAGAGTG GTGATTGTTGATACAAGCAATGAAATAGGAGGTGATGGGAATATTCCACATTCAGCAATAGGAGGTGCACGAAGAATGCAGGTACCAGATTCATCCATGCAACATGCAGTCATGATTGAGGCTGTAGAGAATCACATGCCTGAGGTAATCATGGTTGATGAGATTGGCACTGAAGCTGAAGCTCATGCATGTCGCTCAATTGCTGAGAGAGGCGTCATGCTTATTGGCACTGCTCATGGACAGCGGCTTGAGGATATAATAAAGAATCCTATTCTCTCTGACCTG GTTGGGGGAGTAGAGACTGTTACTTTAGGTGATGGTGAAGCCCGAGCTAGAAATACTCAGAAAACTGTTCTAGAAAGGCAAGCTCCTCCAACGTTTCATTTTTTGAttgagatgagagagaggcACTATTGGGTTACACACCAG ATACAGAAGAGTGTGGATATATTGCTTCGTGGGCAAACCCCACAGGTTGAG aattttgtttttgcaggtcaggaaaaggaatga
- the LOC126701247 gene encoding uncharacterized protein ycf45 isoform X3, which translates to MSWSSTVSSSAIILLPASAKARPSLSLNLNLNPLIIDINIIMSRKMKMKRRRNSVAVSGLQLQQLGVVGVAPTQSHSQSQSQSQSDSYIAVQDDLDAFLRILPCDLRDNLLNEPKIAQLLEVILDLGCFPEARYLGEFGRHYLRNTKVSMKELDHAQNAVGEFGGDNRAGIEGTLHRISAIRSTKGMIVGLTCRVGRAVSGHVDMIYGLLQYGKSILFVGKPGVGKTTVMREIARVLADEFHKRVVIVDTSNEIGGDGNIPHSAIGGARRMQVPDSSMQHAVMIEAVENHMPEVIMVDEIGTEAEAHACRSIAERGVMLIGTAHGQRLEDIIKNPILSDLVGGVETVTLGDGEARARNTQKTVLERQAPPTFHFLIEMRERHYWVTHQIQKSVDILLRGQTPQVEDC; encoded by the exons ATGAGTTGGAGTTCAACTGTCAGTTCAAGTGCAATAATATTGTTGCCGGCCTCGGCCAAGGCTAGACCATCATTATCGTTGAACTTGAACTTGAACCCACTCATCATCGATATCAATATCATCATGAgtaggaaaatgaaaatgaagcgTAGGCGGAATTCAGTTGCAGTTTCTGGTCTTCAGTTGCAGCAATTGGGTGTTGTAGGTGTAGCACCAACACAATCTCACTCTCAATCAcaatctcaatctcaatctGATTCTTATATAGCGGTGCAAGACGATCTCGACGCTTTCTTGCGG ATTCTTCCATGTGATTTGCGTGACAATCTCCTCAATGAACCCAAGATAGCTCAACTTTTAGAG GTTATATTGGATCTAGGCTGTTTTCCAGAAGCACGCTATCTTGGCGAATTTGGAAGGCATTATCTGAGGAACACTAAG GTGTCAATGAAAGAGTTGGACCATGCTCAAAATGCTGTTGGAGAGTTTGGAGGGGATAATAGAGCTGGCATCGAAGGTACCTTGCATAGGATATCTGCAATCAGGAGTACGAAAGGGATGATAGTTGGTTTGACTTGCAGAGTTGGTAGGGCAGTCAGTGGACATGTTGACATGATTTATGGCCTGCTTCAGTATGGGAAGAGCATTTTATTTGTTGGAAA GCCTGGAGTTGGCAAGACTACTGTTATGCGAGAGATCGCCCGTGTCTTGGCTGATGAATTTCACAAAAGAGTG GTGATTGTTGATACAAGCAATGAAATAGGAGGTGATGGGAATATTCCACATTCAGCAATAGGAGGTGCACGAAGAATGCAGGTACCAGATTCATCCATGCAACATGCAGTCATGATTGAGGCTGTAGAGAATCACATGCCTGAGGTAATCATGGTTGATGAGATTGGCACTGAAGCTGAAGCTCATGCATGTCGCTCAATTGCTGAGAGAGGCGTCATGCTTATTGGCACTGCTCATGGACAGCGGCTTGAGGATATAATAAAGAATCCTATTCTCTCTGACCTG GTTGGGGGAGTAGAGACTGTTACTTTAGGTGATGGTGAAGCCCGAGCTAGAAATACTCAGAAAACTGTTCTAGAAAGGCAAGCTCCTCCAACGTTTCATTTTTTGAttgagatgagagagaggcACTATTGGGTTACACACCAG ATACAGAAGAGTGTGGATATATTGCTTCGTGGGCAAACCCCACAGGTTGAG GATTGTTAA
- the LOC126701247 gene encoding uncharacterized protein ycf45 isoform X1 → MSWSSTVSSSAIILLPASAKARPSLSLNLNLNPLIIDINIIMSRKMKMKRRRNSVAVSGLQLQQLGVVGVAPTQSHSQSQSQSQSDSYIAVQDDLDAFLRILPCDLRDNLLNEPKIAQLLEVILDLGCFPEARYLGEFGRHYLRNTKVSMKELDHAQNAVGEFGGDNRAGIEGTLHRISAIRSTKGMIVGLTCRVGRAVSGHVDMIYGLLQYGKSILFVGKPGVGKTTVMREIARVLADEFHKRVVIVDTSNEIGGDGNIPHSAIGGARRMQVPDSSMQHAVMIEAVENHMPEVIMVDEIGTEAEAHACRSIAERGVMLIGTAHGQRLEDIIKNPILSDLVGGVETVTLGDGEARARNTQKTVLERQAPPTFHFLIEMRERHYWVTHQIQKSVDILLRGQTPQVEVRKRNEKFKVVIEKSKAYDKCDP, encoded by the exons ATGAGTTGGAGTTCAACTGTCAGTTCAAGTGCAATAATATTGTTGCCGGCCTCGGCCAAGGCTAGACCATCATTATCGTTGAACTTGAACTTGAACCCACTCATCATCGATATCAATATCATCATGAgtaggaaaatgaaaatgaagcgTAGGCGGAATTCAGTTGCAGTTTCTGGTCTTCAGTTGCAGCAATTGGGTGTTGTAGGTGTAGCACCAACACAATCTCACTCTCAATCAcaatctcaatctcaatctGATTCTTATATAGCGGTGCAAGACGATCTCGACGCTTTCTTGCGG ATTCTTCCATGTGATTTGCGTGACAATCTCCTCAATGAACCCAAGATAGCTCAACTTTTAGAG GTTATATTGGATCTAGGCTGTTTTCCAGAAGCACGCTATCTTGGCGAATTTGGAAGGCATTATCTGAGGAACACTAAG GTGTCAATGAAAGAGTTGGACCATGCTCAAAATGCTGTTGGAGAGTTTGGAGGGGATAATAGAGCTGGCATCGAAGGTACCTTGCATAGGATATCTGCAATCAGGAGTACGAAAGGGATGATAGTTGGTTTGACTTGCAGAGTTGGTAGGGCAGTCAGTGGACATGTTGACATGATTTATGGCCTGCTTCAGTATGGGAAGAGCATTTTATTTGTTGGAAA GCCTGGAGTTGGCAAGACTACTGTTATGCGAGAGATCGCCCGTGTCTTGGCTGATGAATTTCACAAAAGAGTG GTGATTGTTGATACAAGCAATGAAATAGGAGGTGATGGGAATATTCCACATTCAGCAATAGGAGGTGCACGAAGAATGCAGGTACCAGATTCATCCATGCAACATGCAGTCATGATTGAGGCTGTAGAGAATCACATGCCTGAGGTAATCATGGTTGATGAGATTGGCACTGAAGCTGAAGCTCATGCATGTCGCTCAATTGCTGAGAGAGGCGTCATGCTTATTGGCACTGCTCATGGACAGCGGCTTGAGGATATAATAAAGAATCCTATTCTCTCTGACCTG GTTGGGGGAGTAGAGACTGTTACTTTAGGTGATGGTGAAGCCCGAGCTAGAAATACTCAGAAAACTGTTCTAGAAAGGCAAGCTCCTCCAACGTTTCATTTTTTGAttgagatgagagagaggcACTATTGGGTTACACACCAG ATACAGAAGAGTGTGGATATATTGCTTCGTGGGCAAACCCCACAGGTTGAG gtcaggaaaaggaatgaaaaattcAAGGTTGTAATAGAAAAATCAAAGGCGTATGATAAATGTGacccttag